A stretch of the Aegilops tauschii subsp. strangulata cultivar AL8/78 chromosome 4, Aet v6.0, whole genome shotgun sequence genome encodes the following:
- the LOC109746054 gene encoding uncharacterized protein: MATVMPGVLLRLLQAMHTDERVTGEHRSPALQVTAVVPALTASTADSLLCPSNGFLLQLSDGLHSTYVQPSPADADALLSARPHIVGHLVHLDRLRFASPVPRAVGLRPVPSSRSLPCVGNPEPLIVRSAACSRGYVIRPDSSPDAAPPLMPSGSGSAPPSDAMDAAVKRTVLAPRNGPEAAALPGGSAVKRRFSSPAPAKQRDPSPAVKGASRAASPSVKGASRASSPAVRGTSRSSSPAPSKCVVPSLVAAKEENRRVAKEPAIIVPSRYRQPSPGGRRGAASPGGGGRRGSLSPGSRRLSGEGGSKKKVGVLVSGISKMTDLGSGSAMKPGRKSWDESAMALAAAAAGTVKKSKVKVDRDTILRTQEAMSRRLSDATTELSSNDDTSVDEKPKPRKKTESSAGKAKTAPKIILHDAKWTDGSVPLVTVSDKLSKIGKEAAERRDAAAAAAADALQEALITDSVIRNLSKFSELCSLSKTANPLPTVDCFLAVYEDTLKWKKIAESMATNGADEAAFWEKSATHWVEAALATELEVLKLVNSATGSIYQKKSTEKPKAPAVEPPRTSLSKRPSLGASAKVQSRASPLPAAWPKTPGMNETVELANTLCREMHAWFLKFVNEAMDVGFHLFEDQNIATRGKQSGHITVVLSQFKRISDWLDGVGKIADEDATKDNVERLKRKIYQFVISRMGSAFESSVSVSAKS; the protein is encoded by the exons ATGGCGACGGTAATGCCGGGGGTCTTGCTGCGCCTGCTGCAGGCGATGCACACGGACGAGCGGGTCACCGGCGAGCACCGCTCCCCCGCGCTCCAGGTCACGGCGGTCGTGCCCGCGCTCACGGCCTCCACCGCCGACTCCCTGCTATGCCCCTCCAACGGCTTTCTCCTCCAGCTCTCCGACGGCCTCCACTCCACCTACGTCCAGCCCTCACCCGCCGACGCCGACGCGCTCCTCTCCGCGCGGCCCCACATCGTCGGCCACCTGGTCCACCTCGACCGCCTCCGCTTCGCCAGCCCGGTTCCCCGCGCCGTCGGCCTCCGCCCCGTTCCGTCCTCCCGATCCCTCCCCTGCGTCGGCAACCCGGAGCCGCTCATTGTCCGCTCCGCCGCGTGCTCCCGGGGCTACGTCATCAGGCCGGATTCCTCGCCCGACGCTGCGCCGCCGCTCATGCCGTCCGGCTCCGGCAGTGCGCCACCGTCTGATGCGATGGATGCTGCCGTCAAAAGGACCGTTCTTGCTCCCAGGAATGGCCCCGAGGCCGCGGCGCTGCCAGGCGGTTCGGCCGTGAAGCGGCGGTTCTCGTCTCCGGCGCCGGCCAAGCAGCGAGATCCGTCGCCTGCGGTGAAGGGAGCGTCCCGAGCGGCGTCTCCCTCTGTCAAGGGCGCCTCCAGAGCGTCGTCACCTGCCGTGAGAGGCACGTCCAGGTCGTCGTCGCCAGCCCCCTCGAAGTGTGTGGTTCCCAGCCTTGTTGCGGCCAAGGAGGAGAACCGCAGGGTCGCAAAGGAGCCAGCCATTATCGTGCCATCGAGGTACAGGCAGCCTTCACCAGGAGGGAGAAGAGGAGCGGCCTCTCCAGGTGGCGGTGGCAGGCGGGGCTCCCTCTCACCCGGTTCCCGGAGGCTTTCAGGAGAAGGGGGCAGCAAGAAGAAGGTCGGGGTGTTGGTGTCTGGTATCTCGAAGATGACAGATTTGGGGAGCGGGTCAGCCATGAAGCCGGGGAGGAAGAGCTGGGACGAGTCGGCAATGGCTCTTGCAGCTGCGGCCGCTGGCACGGTGAAGAAGTCCAAGGTCAAGGTGGACAGAGATACTATTCTGAGGACTCAG GAAGCAATGTCACGGCGACTTAGTGATGCTACAACAGAGCTATCCAGTAACGATGACACCTCTGTTGATGAGAAGCCAAAACCACGAAAGAAGACAGAGTCTAGTGCAGGGAAGGCAAAAACAGCTCCAAAAATCATACTTCATGATGCTAAATGGACTGATGGCAGCGTTCCACTGGTTACAGTTTCAGATAAACTTTCGAAGATCGGAAAG GAAGCTGCTGAACGGAGAGATGCAGCAGCAGCCGCTGCAGCTGACGCTCTGCAGGAGGCATTGATCACTGATTCAGTTATCAGAAATCTGAG CAAGTTCTCTGAACTTTGTTCGTTGTCGAAGACCGCGAATCCACTCCCAACTGTCGATTGTTTCCTTGCTGTCTATGAAGACACTCTCAAGTGGAAGAAAATCGCCGAGTCAATGGCCACCAACGGAGCAGACGAAGCTGCATTCTGGGAGAAATCAGCCACTCATTGGGTTGAGGCAGCATTAGCAACCGAACTGGAGGTCCTCAAGCTTGTTAACAGCGCCACTGGATCCATCTACCAGAAGAAGAGCACTGAAAAGCCCAAGGCTCCTGCAGTGGAACCACCAAGAACAAGCCTGTCCAAGAGGCCATCGCTTGGAGCTTCTGCAAAGGTCCAGTCCAGGGCATCACCTCTCCCTGCTGCATGGCCTAAAACTCCGGGCATGAACGAGACGGTTGAGCTTGCCAACACCTTGTGCCGAGAGATGCATGCCTGGTTTCTGAAATTTGTGAACGAGGCCATGGATGTAGGCTTCCACCTGTTTGAAGACCAGAACATTGCAACTAGGGGAAAGCAGAGCGGCCATATCACGGTGGTCCTGTCGCAGTTCAAGAGGATCAGCGACTGGCTCGACGGAGTCGGTAAGATCGCCGACGAGGATGCGACCAAGGACAATGTAGAGCGGTTGAAGCGCAAGATCTACCAGTTCGTCATCAGCCGCATGGGGTCTGCCTTCGAGAGCTCGGTCTCAGTTTCAGCAAAGAGTTGA